From Eriocheir sinensis breed Jianghai 21 chromosome 35, ASM2467909v1, whole genome shotgun sequence:
AATCAGATTCCTTGTACTCTTGGAAGGTGGAATGCATTGAATCTTGGTTACCAGAATAAAACTGGGGTATGCTTGGAGAGTTGAGGTACAAGGACCTTTTTATTCCAAGCTTATGCAATGTATTGCACTGTAATGTAATACCAGAACCCACAGTGGGAGTAAGGTCCATTGAGGCAGTTAATCTTGAGTGCTGAACATTTATTTCCACTACTGTTGCTCTGTGATTTTGAAAATACTCAGGGCGGGGAATCAGGCTGGTGGCAGGGCTATCATTTCCTCTTGCTGTGGTGGTTTGGGTGTCAGGCTGTGAACTGCAAGATTTCTGCATCATCACCCATATTCGCTGAACACCACAAGGGCGATTCATAACTTTTAAAAGGGCCTCATTTGTAACAAGTGTCctgaaatgggaggaaaaacaaGGCTGAAGTTACTTTTGTTATGTGAAACCAGTAAACTGCCTAGAGGTAAaccaaataaaacaataaatgggCAACTCTTTGTAAACTAATAAAAGAAGACTATAAGATATTCAAGGACTACAGCATACAATAAACCTATAAGGTGAATAACATAAAATTACCTCTAAAAATTCCCTTTGAAATGTGGGCTGAGAGTCACTTTGAGCTTGCAGCCACAGTAACACAGGCTTTTGGTTAAGTTTTACCTTTAACCAGCTTCTCTGGCTTTCAAAGGTAGAACTGTATATTTTGATGTGTAAGATTGTATAAGATACACCCCACTTTTTTAGGCTATctttgatggaaaaaaaaaaaaaattaactaacAGTGAACATAtgtgcaggggggaggggggtagcctagagtcttgtaattccttttgggagggtcttctgttaaaagatgttgattaatgcagagtagagtcattacCATTGGAGTGAGTAGGACGGTTTGCTTTGGaaagaagaggtgtcttgatactcccctattgaaagagttcaagttataggtaggaggaaatacagacaaaagtTTACTAGTGAAagtgatgaaggaatgaagatattgGTTAAATCTTGCATTAAGACTGGATATATAGTatggggatgagctagagtagagagCTGTGTACAATGGGACCGTAGGAGTGGTGGAAgtatgcagttaacaagttcagaagagcagtcagcatgatatCATTAGAAGATAGAGAGGTAACATTGCAGTGGAATTTGAGAGtcagaagactgtcagtatgaggtgAGTTGATGAGATAAAGAGCTTTTAATGTTTGGTTAAAAGCTCATGATAAGTTTCAGATTTGGCAACCTAGCACTATGCCCTTTTGCAAGCAACAAAACTAGTTGCTTTCAGACTAAAGGTGCTGATTGTGCCATGCACTCACTTACCTACGCACCTTTCTCATGCCCTTGCAGAAACTGGAGatatattatattttttgctTGCCATCATATAAATTATAGAACATCAGTTGTCTGATGCTGTGGTCAGTAATTTTAATtatttgaaaaaatattcaaggaAACTAAAGGGGAATGGTGATTGTTTGACAGTGTTCTCCATCATCCCCAAGGAGTCTTAAACCTTAAAATGTAGAGGTTGGGATTTTATACCCAGTATTGAAGACAACACCTAATATGGGGCTTATTTTTTGTGTGGGTTACATTATGTGTAGGCAAGTCCAGTTGGAGGGAAGATGCAGCAATGCCTTACCTGAAAAGTTGTACTCCAGTCTGTTGTCCCCTGGGAAGCTGTGTACTAGACTGAGTACTGAAGCTATCAGGTAGCCTGATGAAAAATATCTCTCGGCCTGTCATCACTGAGCTTCCAAGAATTATGTTGAGCCCTTGAACAGCACCACTTTTGAGTTCATTGCATATACTCTGTAACAATACCACATTGACAGCAATGAATAAGATAATCAACCTGTGGGGACcaccaaaacacacatcaaactgGCTAGCTGAGCTTGTGGCACTTCTGGACTGACTGGCTACATAATCAACTCAGTGTTTGCTCTCTCCAGATACATTTGTAATATCTCACTAATTAGCTTCTTATTACAGACAGATGAGAAGACAAATGTTACATGTTTGTAAATTAGAATTGTAACTGATATAATGAGTATAAAATCACATTCTATTTCTACCTTGATACATGAAAGTGATAAATCCTTCTTGACTACAGTATATATCCATATTAAGTGCCACTTAGAACTGTTGTATGCAATAAGTATATGGTCACTTACCTCTTTTATAGAATTGAAATTCTGCAGAAACTTTTCTGCTTTATTAAGCCACTGTTGTCTCTTTCTCCGTAACTTTTGTTTCAGTATCTCTTTCTTTCTGGATACCTGAAAAAGAGCAAAATGTTCTGCTACATATATTTAGAAGAGTAGGAATGTATACCTGAGGAAAAGCATACCAAATTCATGTTTAAAAAACACTGATCTGTAGGTTTTAAAACAGTTATATATTAAATTTCCTCCATGTCTCATGTCTGAACTTGTTTGCCAACAACAGCTTAGGTTTTAAATACAGATGATTACCATGTCTTGGGGTGGTGGGGTGTCAGCAGCCTCTTCCTGGTGGGCTTGGCTCTGCATCCTTACCTCACGCACCAGAGCATCAAAGGGGACAGGAATCTGACAGCGCTGATACAAAATATACTTCATCAAGTCCTCTATTATCCCCATGCATGATGAAACTGAGAGAACTGTGTCTGCTTTCACATTTATAGTAATAGGCtccttagtcttcctcctcctttgtggcATTGCAGTTGGTGGTTCCATGTCTGGGGGAGCAAGGGCAGCTCGGTTATGATGTGTTCCAAGTTTCAGAGGCTTATTCAAACATCATAATCTGCATGTGTGACAGTAACTGGCATAACAAAATTTATAGTAGCTGAAAGGATGTACAAACGAAAGAAAACTTCATTGTGTTCCTCTTATAGTAGCAGAAGGGATGTACAAATGAAAAGAAACTTCATTGTGTTGAAGAGGTTGCTGACCATtaaccttattatttttttaccatttaatgttgatgaggtttcaggccccgctccactgctagTGCAGCGTTCTGCAAGGGCcatcaacaattacgatgttagccttgATAATAATCCTTGATGTACTTAATTCAAAACGTTgtattgagtgagtgagtcttgattgctttcatgaatagcctactgatgtccttttaataaacttggcatcatcatactcacttggccgtgtttgggtctgcactaaattatttccaactcactgaacataaAACACACACTTTGTCTTTGAGTATAAAcaccaattaatagccatgatcggtaatgttacgaattctttCAATTTCAGTCaaaagtactacacaacactggtcattcgctgagtggtagaTTTCAGGCTTCTCGTACCTTAcataatttatgcatttcttctcagccacggagcactcctttgatttatgatcgctagcgcatttgaaacattttggggcttctccattggtcttggcagtacagttggcctcaagatggccatatctctgacaatagTAACATATATGCATGGTacctgtctctcactgtgtatattccccattctacataatttcaacttgtcatgattcttgtaaatcagctctctcacagttgggtcacacctcaacatgtagtgcattgtgccgccagctgcaggcttactaaaaatcagctcaatcttatGCTCAACACCCTGAATTGTGCATAAGAACTTATTGCGGtccaagatggtctcctttattttttccttggtctcctctttatgcacattgcatatcatgatctttggtttcatctttccaacactcttgttactaatttgctcaacagactccaatttttgagcagcctcagcccttatgttctcattatcaaagctCATGACAATATTatctccatttgtgaatcttgaatcagttatttgaatgccattcaatacctgggagacttcatccttcatatctgttgccttattttcctgggtagaagctttcacaactaggagattcttcttcgctttcctgtctctcttcaccACCTCAGCCCACCTAAGATTTGCATTGTCTGCACAAACCACATCAgtaactgatcccagctcctcttgcaccttctcagcccttgattcaacttcatctttaaccacagatatttctttagataattcttgcttgaatttatccaatttatccacaattttggtagccagagatgctttatggaggcatggggtgcaaatccaattaattttaggtatattatcctgcttaattccagacaaatgagcacacttcacatgacaccatttagaacacagacagcatccaatccatttctcacctgtgaaatcctcacaatcGTAACACAAATCCCTCATGCCCTTGGCCCTGTCAGCCATGTCGACAAAGCACTTTGCACGTGGAGCAAGACACAACACATCCGATCacgaccactcactcactcccacagtagaggaagcagcttaagggcaaaaaacaaaaaaagcctccAACCAtttaccattgatgaggtttcaggccctgctcctgTATGTTGCTTCTGTCCACCACAGCATGAACTGGGTGAATTCTGAATAAATACCCATTATTGTAGCGGGTTTTCCCTATAAGGATTAGAAGAACTTTTAATATCTTTCGCGGAAATAAAGGGTTTGAATGCCTACCTAGAGACAAGTAGACAAATAGATACATAAACTCTCAACTTTGTGAAGACGTTGGCTCCAGTgctgattgattgtttattgttggaggtatacaacaaaggagaaaggaggaacctGCCATTTCAACTCCCAGGCAGTACATAATGTGATTGTGCAACTGCACCCAGAAACTACAATCTAGGAGTAAATGTGGGATACTTACACAACTAGTGAGACATATATGTAGGTAGCAccttgaaaataaaaataaaaaaggtacAAAGGTAGGGGCCAGGCACAAGGGGCTGCAACCACAAGCTACAATCTAAGAGCAAATATGAGATAAATAGAAGATGTCTTATAGTCGGTATAATTTCTTTTTATAGTCACCAGTGCATCGCTTGGCTGCCTATTTAGCTACAACATGAAAGCCTAATACTTCAAGATGCTTCAGTGTAGTTTGATGTTAGTAAATTAGCTAATGGTTGCCGACAAGTGGTGTCTGGGAGGTAAAAATTCCTCACCTCCTTGAAGTTCAGCCGCTGAAAATGTCGAAGTTTTCCAATTTTCAACGGGTCctgttttgtcctttttctttcctctcctcctcctccacttcgtttGTCTTATGATGAATCAAATAAATACAAGAAACGGATAGAGAAAGTGTAAATCTAAATCTATCAGCAAAATAGAAACAATATCAGTCAGTCAAAACTCTTTTTCAGTACGTACGAGAGAGCCATCTATTTTTTGTCAGTCTCTATTTCTAGCTTAGTGTTATTTTTCATTACCAAATTTTCAATAAAAGTCATCGGGAAATAAAAGTTGGcatcgtttcttcttcttcttcttcttaacctgttccgctttgtataaCGCTTCTTAGGGCCTtcttctcaacacttctatacttcacaccatgcacttagttacttcacagtgcacacttatacacttcaccctgaactgaggtgttttttctggtcttttcttcccctgactttgcttttaTATGTCCTTTTGttagtttccactattacacttttcttttcactccactttcatCGTTCAGTTCTCTTTTCCCAACAACACGCCAAGAAAATTTTTGTGAAAGGTATTAacttcactgcttcctccttaaAGTCATATATAGTCCTACATTGACTAAAAAAAAAGTGCCGTTGCAAAGTCAATGCTCGgcagatgtaaacaaacaaagggaCGACCCGCAGCAGAGCAAACTCATCCTCTCGACCTCAACCTTGAAGCATTAACAGGTAGTTTAGTAGTATTGACAGTAATAATAGTATGCACCTTCACAGAATTAAGAATACTATTGAAGCTCATGGACTATTGGCAGAAAGGCGCGTATTTCCCAAAATATAAGACAATTCTTTATGGGAGATGACGGTGCGTACTAGTGTTACGTAATATATGTGttgtgcggcgacggcctgatgagcgagcctcccataacccactaagccagtggggtacctctttggccgactcgataaggagtggctctcccgtcacgctggtcgcgggttcaatccctggcagccggcgaataccctgatcttgattaatttctcgtgttatttcgatacacgcagaggccgtgttgagaaataggaaggatagaaaataagctcgtcggggcattacatatGTATGTCTTTGTCCTTTAAAAACCAGCACATATATTGCAGATGAATATTTTAGGGTTATTATGAAAAGCATCTCTGCAGAATTACACAACTCAGGTGGTTTACAAATTTTTTTAATGATGGATTTTAATGTGCGAATCATcaccttggtcttttttttttttttttttttttttttttttggtagttcgttggggatataccccaatggaggaaggcggagcatgccgcgcaaccacccagacagctggtagagagatacccaattcttacaaggaggaggcccaacaacggggctgagggtgtcggaaagagcccacctttccacccccatggtaactgataggtcttGAACCCATACGCACCAGCAGGCACCCTGCCGAAGCGGAAGGCTGAGAcgctaccacgggaccacgggagtcCCCCCATACCTCAGTCATCAGTTCCATCGCAAATTGCTAGTTTCTGAGATTTGAATAGCTTATTTAGCTGTGATTAGGGTGTTATTTAGCTAGATAATTCTAATCTGGCTTATAGTGTAGATTTTGTCATTCTGaatttaatttgatttatttctgCTTGCCACACTATGGCAGCTGGCCACAGGTCAGGTTTAGTTAGATTTAGTTGTTAAGTCAGGCAAGGTTAGATGTAAATTGTTTAGATTAGTTGATTTTTAACTGTTTACAATAAGTCTGTGATAGGTGTCTAGAACTCGAGGGACGAACAAGTCAACATGGAGGATTTTGAGTTTTCGACTGTTTCCGCTCGATGGAAGCATCATGCAACCCTCTGTGAACGTGAAAATGGGAAATCGGTCTTTATGGCCCAGTAGAAGGGTGGTGAGGTGGCGTGTTTTTGCCTGTCTGCAGATTGTATGTAGTCGGTTGTATAAGGGCTCTAAGGGCGAAAAGCACTAGTAAACTTCTTTAAACACATAAATATggaaattttgttttgaaatttaaGCTGGCTGTTAGTTACATCATGT
This genomic window contains:
- the LOC127007331 gene encoding uncharacterized protein LOC127007331 isoform X2 → MVNDMEPPTAMPQRRRKTKEPITINVKADTVLSVSSCMGIIEDLMKYILYQRCQIPVPFDALVREVRMQSQAHQEEAADTPPPQDMVSRKKEILKQKLRRKRQQWLNKAEKFLQNFNSIKESICNELKSGAVQGLNIILGSSVMTGREIFFIRLPDSFSTQSSTQLPRGQQTGVQLFRTLVTNEALLKVMNRPCGVQRIWVMMQKSCSSQPDTQTTTARGNDSPATSLIPRPEYFQNHRATVVEINVQHSRLTASMDLTPTVGSGITLQCNTLHKLGIKRSLYLNSPSIPQFYSGNQDSMHSTFQEYKESDSGVMALKDYGKNNMFPISLIRNSESAYNRPILETPVKIFKEDIIPIVETPVHSSVLKMESFTPSKQLASQLGTFNLSDSPSDTHWYQIDCMMSGFRDICMRS
- the LOC127007331 gene encoding uncharacterized protein LOC127007331 isoform X1, encoding MEPPTAMPQRRRKTKEPITINVKADTVLSVSSCMGIIEDLMKYILYQRCQIPVPFDALVREVRMQSQAHQEEAADTPPPQDMVSRKKEILKQKLRRKRQQWLNKAEKFLQNFNSIKESICNELKSGAVQGLNIILGSSVMTGREIFFIRLPDSFSTQSSTQLPRGQQTGVQLFRTLVTNEALLKVMNRPCGVQRIWVMMQKSCSSQPDTQTTTARGNDSPATSLIPRPEYFQNHRATVVEINVQHSRLTASMDLTPTVGSGITLQCNTLHKLGIKRSLYLNSPSIPQFYSGNQDSMHSTFQEYKESDSGVMALKDYGKNNMFPISLIRNSESAYNRPILETPVKIFKEDIIPIVETPVHSSVLKMESFTPSKQLASQLGTFNLSDSPSDTHWYQIDCMMSGFRDICMRS